One region of Oryza sativa Japonica Group chromosome 5, ASM3414082v1 genomic DNA includes:
- the LOC4337763 gene encoding uncharacterized protein, whose translation MAAAAAAAVESVVVVHNVAKRHNVGTLARSATAFGVAEVVVVGRRDVSAFGSHGATSHLRFRHFASLPLARAYLKDERGCDICGVEITHNALPVTAHPFRRSTAFLFGNEGTGLSQKECEICDFFVYIPQYGGGTASLNVTVAASIVLHHFGVWAGFPERGREGNKFVVADKPKGQSRGLYCTDSIEEVIEERKMRRENACDIFEENGSSEHQESNVLGTMLSD comes from the exons atggcggcggcggcggcggcggcggtggagagcgtggtggtggtgcacAACGTGGCGAAGCGGCACAACGTGGGGACGCTGGCGCGGAGCGCGACGGCGTTCGgggtggcggaggtggtggtcgTCGGCCGCCGCGACGTCAGCGCCTTCGGCAGCCACGGCGCCACCTCCCACCTCCGCTTCCGCCACttcgcctccctccccctcgCCCGCGCCTACCTCAAG GACGAGAGGGGGTGTGACATTTGCGGCGTGGAGATCACCCACAACGCGCTGCCGGTGACGGCCCATCCGttccgccggagcaccgccttCCTCTTCGGCAATGAG GGTACAGGACTCTCGCAGAAGGAGTGCGAGATCTGCGACTTTTTTGTCTACATCCCTCAGTATGGTGGTGGAACCGCATCATTGAATGTTACAGTTGCAGCGTCGATTGTTCTTCATCACTTTGGAG TCTGGGCTGGCTTTCCAGAACGAGGGCGAGAAGGTAATAAATTCGTTGTAGCTGATAAACCAAAGGGCCAATCTAGGGGACTCTACTGTACAGACTCAATTGAAGAAGTGATTGAAGAACGGAAGATGCGAAGAGAAAATGCCTGTGACATATTTGAGGAAAATGGAAGTAGCGAGCATCAGGAATCAAATGTTTTAGGCACGATGCTGTCAGACTAG
- the LOC4337762 gene encoding benzyl alcohol O-benzoyltransferase, whose protein sequence is MAMEKQQLRFSVRRREPELVGPAAPTPRETKRLSDLDDHETLRVQVKFAFFYRAGGEHDAAGVVRRALGEALVPYYPLAGRVREVEERKLVVDCTGEGVLFVEADADVRLEELEEDGDGGGELRPPFPSMDQLLLDVEGSGGGVLGSPLLLVQVTRLLCGGFVLAVRVNHTMCDAIGAAQFLLAVGELARGLPAPTVRPAWCRELLDARSPPAPSFPHREFDVVPPPPPPGDLVTRTFTFTAADVAAIREGLPPRLRGTATTFEALTAFLWRARTAALELPDGEDARLVVIANLRGVAELNLPGGYYGNACVAPTAITTGEALLRRGSLGDAAEMVREAKAAVTAEYARSAADVLVLRGRPLLALSNVFVVSDHRHAGFHRLDLGWGEPAYGGGADVVFGLAFLVSVKNGGGGGESAVGALVSLPPPAMERFASEMEKLYTRPN, encoded by the coding sequence atggccatggagaAGCAGCAGCTTCGCTTCTCCGTGCGCCGGCGAGAGCCCGAGCTCGTCGGCCCCGCCGCGCCGACACCTCGCGAGACCAAGCGGCTGTCCGACCTCGACGACCACGAGACGCTGCGTGTCCAGGTCAAGTTCGCTTTCTTCtaccgcgccggcggcgagcacgacgCGGCGGGCGTCGTCCGGCGCGCGCTCGGCGAGGCGCTGGTGCCGTACTACCCACTCGCCGGGCGCGtccgggaggtggaggagcggAAGCTTGTCGTCGACTGCACCGGCGAGGGCGTGCTGTTCGtcgaggccgacgccgacgtgcggctggaggagctggaggaggacggtgacggcggcggtgagctgaggccgccgttcccgtccaTGGACCAGCTGCTGCTCGACGTCgagggctccggcggcggcgtgctcggCTCGCCGTTGCTGCTCGTGCAGGTGACCCGGCTGCTCTGCGGCGGCTTCGTCCTCGCGGTCCGCGTCAACCACACCATGTGCGACGCCATCGGCGCCGCGCAGTTCCtgctcgccgtcggcgagctcgccCGCGGGCTCCCCGCCCCGACGGTGCGGCCTGCATGGTGCCGCGAGCTCCTCGACGCGCGTAGCCCACCGGCGCCGTCGTTTCCTCACCGCGAGTTCGacgtcgtgccgccgccgccgccgcccggcgacCTCGTGACACGCACCTTCACCTTCAcggccgccgacgtcgccgcgaTCAGGGAAGGCCTCCCACCGCGCCTCCGCGGCACGGCGACGACGTTCGAGGCGCTCACGGCGTTCCTCTGGAGAGCCCGCACGGCGGCGCTGGAGCTCCCCGACGGCGAGGACGCGCGCCTGGTGGTGATCGCGAACCTCAGGGGCGTCGCCGAGCTGAACCTCCCCGGCGGCTACTACGGCAACGCGTGCGTCGCCCCGACGGCGATCACCACCGGCGAGGCGCTGCTGCGGCGCGGGTCGCTGGGCGACGCGGCGGAGATGGTGCgggaggcgaaggcggcggtgacggcggagtaCGCGCGGTCCGCCGCCGACGTGCTCGTCCTGCGCGGGCGGCCGCTGCTGGCGCTGTCGAACGTGTTCGTCGTGTCGGACCACCGGCACGCCGGGTTCCACCGGCTGGACTTGGGGTGGGGCGAGCCGGCgtacggaggcggcgccgacgtGGTGTTCGGGCTGGCCTTCCTCGTCTCCGtcaagaacggcggcggcggcggggagagcgCGGTGGGCGCGCTggtgtcgctgccgccgccggcaatggAGCGGTTCGCGTCGGAGATGGAGAAGCTGTACACGCGGCCCAACTAA